From the Oleiphilus messinensis genome, one window contains:
- a CDS encoding type III restriction-modification system endonuclease yields the protein MRLKFKHQAYQAASVQAVVDCFKGQLPNDAATRYRIDPGNVKDTQALLDEGFKNADIQVSDLQLLENIQQIQRKQNLPQSSSLASNKVCKLNLDIEMETGTGKTYCYIKSIFELNRQYGWNKFIIVVPSIAIREGVYKSLEITREHFLEEYHKQARFFIYNSKSLHELEGFSSDAGINIMVINVQAFNARGKDARRIYEELDDFQSRRPIDVIKANRPIMILDEPQKMEGKKTLESFTEFNPLFMLRYSATHATEHNKIYRLDALDAYNQKLVKKIGVRGITAKGLAGTNAYLFLEGIDISTNKPPVARLELEVQRKNGDIVQDLRKVTKGTNLFDLSEGLNQYQGFVVSDINANTDVITFTNGVELSVGEASGDINESIIRRIQIREAIKAHFEKEQKLFDQGIKVLTLFFIDAVAKYRDYSVEDEKGEYAHIFEEEYKHILNEVSSLEDTPYQRYLKSIHFDKTHNGYFSIDKKTKQLVDPKLGKKTTEADDVDAYDLILKDKERLLSFSEPTRFIFSHSALREGWDNPNVFVICALKHSDNTVSRRQEVGRGLRLAVNQYGERIDHPSVVHDVNRLTVVASEGYKDFVSALQKDIASTLSARPRVADESYFTGKLLVTNDGNVEVTPQMAKLIYRYLAKHEYTDLDDHISEEYHQAKREGSLATLPEPLSNYAEQVFQLIDSVYSDAALPSMEDERKTKTNHRNNNFHKKEFQELWNHINRKAVYTVQFNSDELVEKSTKYLDEKLRVRKLEFTVERGEQIDNASMKQVASGNSFKVSEKETADYKQSIHSAVKYDLLGKIAEGTKLKRSTVASILKQLNNAVFAQFQYNPEDFISLAIKLINEQKATVIIEHLAYDTVADKFDDAEIFTENQAITDFSRARPSPNRHVYNYVITDSGIEDKFVDELEVNKDVVVYAKLPRGFFIPTPVGDYNPDWAIAFEEDMVKHVFFVAETKGSMSSLDLKGVENAKIDCAKRFFEKLNTELGGKPVKYDVVKDFESLKTLVM from the coding sequence ATGAGATTAAAGTTTAAACATCAAGCTTACCAGGCTGCATCGGTTCAAGCAGTTGTAGACTGCTTTAAAGGCCAGCTACCCAATGATGCTGCTACGCGATATCGCATCGATCCTGGAAACGTCAAGGATACACAAGCCCTTTTAGATGAGGGTTTTAAGAATGCCGATATTCAGGTGAGTGATCTTCAATTGCTTGAAAACATCCAGCAAATCCAGCGAAAACAAAATTTACCGCAATCTTCCAGCTTGGCGAGCAATAAAGTTTGCAAGCTAAACCTGGATATTGAGATGGAAACTGGTACGGGTAAAACCTACTGTTACATCAAGAGTATATTTGAGCTGAACCGGCAATATGGTTGGAACAAATTCATAATTGTGGTCCCTAGTATTGCGATACGAGAAGGCGTATACAAGTCACTCGAAATAACGCGTGAGCATTTTCTAGAGGAGTACCACAAGCAGGCCAGGTTCTTTATATACAACTCAAAAAGCTTGCATGAGCTCGAAGGCTTCTCATCGGACGCGGGCATCAACATCATGGTCATTAATGTGCAAGCGTTTAATGCGCGAGGCAAAGACGCACGGAGAATCTATGAAGAGTTAGATGACTTCCAATCACGCCGCCCGATTGATGTGATCAAAGCGAATCGTCCGATTATGATTCTGGATGAACCTCAAAAAATGGAAGGCAAGAAGACCTTAGAGTCTTTCACAGAATTCAATCCATTATTCATGCTCCGTTACTCAGCAACACATGCAACTGAACACAACAAAATTTACCGACTCGATGCGCTGGATGCCTACAACCAAAAGCTGGTTAAGAAGATCGGTGTTCGTGGTATCACAGCAAAAGGCTTGGCAGGTACCAATGCCTATTTGTTCTTGGAAGGTATTGATATCTCAACCAACAAACCACCCGTAGCAAGACTTGAACTCGAAGTTCAACGCAAAAATGGGGATATTGTCCAGGACTTAAGAAAGGTAACCAAAGGCACTAACCTTTTTGACTTGTCGGAAGGTTTAAACCAATACCAAGGATTTGTGGTATCCGACATCAATGCAAATACTGATGTAATTACTTTCACTAACGGCGTCGAGCTGTCAGTAGGCGAAGCGAGCGGTGACATTAACGAGTCGATCATTCGTCGCATCCAAATCCGTGAAGCAATTAAGGCTCATTTCGAAAAAGAGCAAAAGCTATTCGACCAGGGGATCAAAGTTCTCACACTGTTCTTTATTGATGCAGTTGCGAAGTATCGAGACTATTCCGTTGAAGATGAGAAGGGTGAATACGCTCATATATTCGAGGAAGAATACAAGCACATACTTAATGAAGTTTCATCATTGGAAGATACGCCTTATCAACGATACTTAAAGTCGATCCATTTTGATAAAACCCATAACGGCTACTTCTCAATTGATAAGAAGACTAAGCAGCTGGTTGATCCCAAACTTGGCAAAAAAACGACCGAAGCAGATGATGTCGATGCTTACGACCTTATCCTGAAAGACAAAGAAAGATTACTTAGCTTCAGTGAGCCCACCCGCTTTATATTCTCTCACTCAGCCCTTCGTGAAGGTTGGGATAACCCTAATGTCTTTGTGATTTGTGCGCTAAAACACAGCGATAACACTGTTTCACGAAGACAAGAAGTTGGACGAGGCTTACGTTTAGCGGTGAATCAATATGGAGAGCGAATTGACCACCCTTCTGTGGTTCACGATGTAAATAGATTGACCGTCGTCGCAAGCGAAGGCTACAAAGATTTTGTATCCGCGCTTCAGAAAGATATTGCCTCAACCCTATCTGCTCGGCCTAGAGTTGCGGATGAAAGCTACTTTACAGGTAAGTTACTCGTTACAAATGACGGTAATGTAGAAGTGACGCCACAGATGGCAAAACTCATATATCGTTATCTTGCTAAACATGAGTATACGGATCTTGATGACCACATTTCTGAAGAGTATCACCAGGCGAAACGAGAAGGGTCTTTGGCCACATTACCAGAACCGCTTTCAAACTACGCGGAACAAGTCTTTCAGCTTATCGATAGCGTATACAGCGACGCAGCACTGCCGTCTATGGAAGACGAGCGTAAAACGAAGACAAATCACCGAAACAACAATTTTCACAAGAAGGAGTTTCAAGAGCTTTGGAACCATATCAACCGAAAAGCGGTGTATACCGTTCAATTCAATAGCGACGAACTCGTTGAGAAATCCACCAAATATCTTGATGAAAAGTTGAGAGTTAGAAAGCTTGAATTCACTGTCGAGCGAGGCGAACAAATTGATAATGCTTCAATGAAGCAAGTCGCCAGTGGTAACAGTTTCAAAGTCAGTGAGAAAGAAACAGCAGATTACAAGCAATCAATTCACTCGGCTGTTAAGTACGATTTGCTAGGCAAGATTGCCGAAGGAACCAAGCTCAAGCGCTCTACAGTCGCGTCGATTCTCAAACAACTTAACAATGCGGTATTCGCTCAATTTCAGTACAACCCGGAAGACTTCATTAGCCTGGCCATTAAACTTATCAATGAACAAAAGGCGACCGTCATCATCGAACACTTGGCTTACGATACCGTTGCCGACAAATTTGACGATGCGGAGATTTTCACTGAGAACCAGGCTATCACAGACTTCAGTCGCGCAAGACCTTCACCTAACAGACATGTGTATAATTACGTTATCACGGACTCAGGCATCGAAGATAAATTCGTTGATGAATTAGAGGTTAATAAGGACGTTGTCGTCTATGCCAAGCTTCCTCGTGGTTTCTTCATTCCAACGCCTGTTGGAGACTACAACCCCGACTGGGCAATCGCATTTGAAGAAGACATGGTCAAACACGTTTTCTTCGTAGCAGAAACCAAAGGCTCAATGTCCTCCTTAGACCTGAAAGGCGTTGAAAATGCCAAGATAGACTGCGCTAAACGTTTCTTTGAGAAGTTAAATACAGAGCTTGGCGGCAAACCAGTTAAATATGATGTGGTTAAGGATTTTGAAAGCCTTAAGACCCTTGTTATGTGA
- a CDS encoding CobW family GTP-binding protein, which yields MKLFTPDTILATQIPTNIITGFLGAGKTTTILHLLANKPAHEEWAVLVNEFGETGIDGALLERTGVNVREIPGGCMCCTNGLPMQIGLNFLLARKPDRLIIEPSGLGHAREVLNILSSEFYEKTVKLEATITLVNPAKLSDKRYLEHDIFRDQLTIADVLIANKTDLCSPEDKAVFQKQANTQDYLATDWVTGGQINPEYLSYPNRLAELRRHTEKMKDEKPPGAGHHPRLLNSPLLKNEPHAMPVAQLPESHTTEIQRSENSDGTFFSYGWVFPESTVLATRSIMDLLYRVQPLRAKGLLNTEEGFKVFQCSDGTVSVMSSDQGNDSRIEIIHNQPLSAKSLEAELLANSQLPGPNIKY from the coding sequence ATGAAGTTATTTACCCCTGACACCATCCTCGCCACTCAAATTCCAACCAACATCATCACCGGCTTTCTGGGAGCGGGAAAAACCACAACAATACTCCATCTGCTTGCCAATAAACCGGCCCACGAAGAATGGGCAGTGTTAGTTAACGAATTCGGGGAAACCGGAATTGATGGCGCTTTGCTCGAACGCACTGGTGTCAATGTAAGAGAAATACCCGGCGGCTGTATGTGTTGCACCAATGGTCTGCCGATGCAGATCGGCTTGAATTTTCTGCTGGCACGCAAACCTGACCGGCTTATTATCGAGCCTTCAGGGCTGGGCCACGCTCGTGAGGTACTGAATATTTTGAGCTCAGAGTTCTACGAAAAAACAGTCAAGCTTGAAGCAACCATTACCCTGGTAAACCCAGCAAAACTGAGCGACAAGCGCTATCTTGAGCATGATATATTCAGGGATCAGCTAACAATCGCGGATGTTTTGATCGCAAACAAAACAGACCTCTGTTCACCGGAGGACAAAGCAGTATTTCAGAAGCAGGCAAATACACAAGACTATCTCGCCACAGACTGGGTAACCGGAGGACAGATTAATCCTGAGTATCTGAGTTACCCGAATCGCCTAGCCGAACTTAGACGACACACAGAAAAGATGAAGGATGAAAAGCCACCAGGAGCGGGCCACCACCCCCGACTTTTGAATAGCCCACTGCTAAAAAACGAACCACACGCGATGCCAGTGGCCCAATTACCCGAATCACACACCACCGAAATCCAGCGAAGCGAGAATTCTGACGGTACATTTTTCAGTTATGGCTGGGTATTTCCTGAATCCACGGTATTGGCAACCCGCTCAATCATGGATTTACTTTACCGTGTACAGCCGCTCAGGGCTAAAGGACTCTTGAACACAGAAGAAGGTTTTAAGGTTTTTCAGTGCAGTGATGGTACGGTATCGGTCATGTCGAGTGATCAGGGCAATGATTCGAGAATAGAAATTATTCACAACCAGCCCCTCTCAGCGAAAAGCCTGGAAGCTGAACTGTTAGCCAACAGCCAACTACCAGGCCCGAATATCAAGTATTGA
- the rapA gene encoding RNA polymerase-associated protein RapA — protein MSFSIGQRWVSLTESHLGLGMIAEFTGRQVTVSFPAAGEMRVYASNNAPLSRVLYGEGDTIRTADNRQLLVTAVEEFQGILKYTGTDEYGKSHTIREVQLDCFTQLIAPQQRLFSGHYNKKAPFQLRVETLNLLNDLQQSNAKGLIGSRTSHLPHQIYIASEVARRHAPRVLLADEVGLGKTIEAGMILHYQLHTGRASRVLIVVPDSLVHQWLVEMLRRFNLKFSIFDKARFDAIKAEGQENPFEAEQLVLTSLSFLAGNDQVSALANAAGWDMLIVDEAHHLHWDETQSSREYQCVEALSAVSEGLLLLTATPEQIGLESHFARLRLLDPSRFYDLEVFKAEEAGYQKLNEVVQRLQERDSLAGKEPLEDDLVHVLRDYLGDEAEQLISGEAANLELIIEKLLDRHGTGRVLFRNTRSAVKGFPERVLHTHALKCPALYEADMKRFSISGLTPERNIEDLFWLKIDPRVTWLTEFLKENRQEKVLVICAKESTASELEQHLRLYEGVRSAAFTESMSIIERDRAGAYFAETENGAQVLICSEIGSEGRNFQFSRHLILFDLPLNPDLLEQRIGRLDRIGQVHDINIHVPFIENTSQQYLYRWYKEGMNLFARPIGVAYSIYEQFAERLEAELCHPSERFEALLQEAAAKTESTLAAQEEGRDKLLELHSCNEEKAAEVIALIEDAEEGSQLQEYMENVFNLFGVDCEYHSENARILRPTEHMHSGYFPGVSDEDGTTITYSRKQALSRDDMQFVSWEHPMVVESMEMILNSEFGNASLATMAVKALKPGTLLLEAVFTINCVAPKRFQIEQFLPISPIRVLVDINGQDLSQVVPHDKLNTLCDNVKKPTGQALLKQVKSEIETMLEHATGFAEKQLPDIREQAQNTLQLKMMPELERILALKKINPSIRDEEVEYFRSCIEQGARAIGRSAVQLQALRLIVNT, from the coding sequence ATGTCATTTAGTATTGGTCAACGATGGGTCAGTCTTACCGAATCCCACTTGGGTCTGGGTATGATCGCAGAATTCACTGGAAGACAGGTCACCGTCAGTTTTCCCGCAGCAGGCGAAATGCGGGTGTATGCAAGTAACAATGCTCCTTTGAGCCGGGTTTTATATGGCGAGGGCGACACGATTCGTACCGCCGACAACAGACAGTTACTGGTGACTGCTGTTGAAGAGTTTCAGGGTATTTTGAAATACACCGGTACGGATGAATACGGTAAATCCCATACCATTCGCGAAGTGCAACTGGATTGCTTCACTCAGCTGATTGCACCCCAGCAACGTTTATTCAGTGGGCACTACAACAAGAAAGCACCTTTTCAACTCCGCGTTGAAACACTCAATTTGCTAAATGATTTACAACAATCCAATGCGAAAGGCTTGATTGGTTCCCGTACTAGTCACTTACCCCATCAGATTTACATCGCCAGTGAAGTGGCTCGTCGACACGCTCCTCGTGTTTTACTCGCCGATGAAGTCGGGCTCGGTAAAACAATTGAAGCGGGAATGATATTGCATTATCAACTGCACACGGGGCGAGCGTCCAGAGTGTTGATTGTCGTACCGGACAGTCTTGTGCATCAATGGCTCGTTGAAATGTTGCGTCGATTCAATCTTAAATTCTCGATCTTCGACAAGGCCCGTTTTGATGCAATCAAAGCAGAGGGACAGGAGAACCCGTTCGAAGCAGAACAACTCGTATTAACCAGTCTTTCATTCCTGGCTGGAAATGATCAGGTATCTGCCCTGGCAAACGCTGCGGGTTGGGATATGTTAATCGTCGATGAAGCGCATCATTTGCACTGGGATGAAACGCAATCCAGTCGTGAATATCAATGTGTGGAAGCACTTTCTGCGGTCAGTGAGGGCTTGTTGTTGTTAACTGCAACGCCTGAGCAGATCGGTCTGGAGAGTCACTTTGCGCGGTTACGGCTGCTGGATCCGTCCCGGTTTTATGATCTGGAAGTGTTCAAGGCGGAAGAGGCGGGGTACCAAAAGCTGAATGAAGTCGTCCAACGTCTGCAAGAGCGGGATAGTTTGGCAGGTAAAGAGCCCCTGGAGGATGATTTGGTTCATGTGCTCAGGGATTACCTGGGTGATGAAGCGGAACAGCTGATTTCGGGCGAGGCGGCGAATCTGGAGCTGATTATCGAGAAGCTGCTTGATCGTCACGGCACTGGGCGGGTTTTGTTCCGTAATACCCGTTCAGCCGTTAAAGGCTTCCCTGAACGTGTATTACACACGCACGCACTGAAGTGTCCGGCTTTATACGAGGCGGATATGAAACGCTTCAGTATCAGTGGCCTGACCCCTGAACGTAATATTGAAGATTTGTTCTGGCTCAAGATCGATCCTCGAGTGACCTGGCTAACTGAGTTTCTCAAAGAAAACCGCCAGGAGAAAGTGCTGGTAATTTGTGCGAAAGAATCAACCGCATCAGAATTGGAACAGCACCTCCGGCTGTATGAAGGTGTTCGCAGTGCTGCGTTCACTGAATCCATGTCGATTATTGAGCGCGACAGAGCTGGTGCGTATTTTGCAGAAACTGAAAATGGTGCACAGGTATTAATTTGTTCGGAGATTGGCAGTGAAGGCCGTAATTTCCAGTTTTCCCGTCATTTGATCTTGTTTGATCTACCGCTTAATCCTGACTTGTTGGAACAACGCATCGGTCGTCTGGATCGAATCGGTCAGGTGCATGATATCAACATTCACGTCCCCTTCATCGAGAACACCTCCCAACAGTATCTCTATCGCTGGTATAAAGAGGGGATGAACCTGTTCGCCCGCCCCATTGGTGTGGCATACAGTATCTACGAGCAATTTGCAGAACGCCTTGAAGCGGAGCTGTGTCATCCTTCTGAGCGATTTGAAGCGCTGTTGCAAGAAGCTGCAGCGAAAACGGAAAGCACCTTGGCCGCTCAGGAAGAAGGTCGTGACAAGCTTCTGGAGCTGCATTCCTGCAATGAAGAGAAGGCTGCTGAAGTAATTGCCTTGATTGAAGATGCAGAAGAGGGTAGTCAGCTTCAGGAGTATATGGAAAATGTCTTTAACTTGTTTGGTGTTGATTGTGAGTATCATTCAGAAAATGCCCGCATATTAAGGCCGACAGAGCATATGCACAGTGGCTATTTCCCTGGCGTAAGCGACGAGGATGGCACCACGATTACCTACTCCAGAAAACAGGCGCTGAGTCGTGATGACATGCAATTTGTGAGTTGGGAACACCCCATGGTGGTTGAATCCATGGAGATGATTCTGAATTCAGAATTCGGTAACGCCTCATTGGCGACCATGGCAGTTAAAGCGCTCAAGCCCGGGACACTCTTGCTCGAAGCGGTTTTCACAATCAACTGTGTCGCACCGAAACGCTTCCAGATTGAGCAGTTTTTGCCGATTTCGCCAATCCGTGTGCTGGTGGATATTAACGGCCAGGATCTCAGCCAGGTCGTACCTCATGACAAGCTGAATACCCTGTGTGACAATGTTAAAAAGCCCACCGGCCAAGCGCTCCTGAAGCAAGTGAAGAGTGAAATCGAGACCATGCTTGAGCATGCAACCGGATTCGCAGAAAAACAGCTACCGGATATTCGTGAGCAAGCGCAGAATACGTTGCAGTTGAAAATGATGCCAGAACTGGAAAGAATTCTGGCATTGAAGAAGATCAACCCTTCCATCCGAGATGAGGAAGTGGAGTATTTTCGTAGTTGCATCGAGCAGGGCGCGCGAGCCATTGGTCGTTCTGCCGTTCAACTGCAGGCGCTTCGTCTAATCGTCAATACTTGA
- a CDS encoding GIY-YIG nuclease family protein, with translation MYIIRCTDGSLYTGITTDMPRRVTQHYRGQGAKYFRKTKPAQVIYMENNLIRATASQREYQIKQLSRQQKLQLINTDENQISQYCNILEKTLNQLNAP, from the coding sequence GTGTACATCATTCGCTGCACCGACGGGAGTCTGTACACAGGCATCACAACGGATATGCCGAGACGGGTCACCCAGCACTACCGGGGGCAAGGTGCTAAATATTTTCGTAAAACCAAGCCGGCTCAGGTCATATACATGGAAAACAACTTGATTCGTGCAACAGCCAGCCAGCGTGAATACCAAATTAAGCAGCTCTCTCGGCAACAAAAACTACAACTGATCAACACCGATGAAAACCAAATAAGCCAATACTGTAATATTTTGGAAAAAACCCTCAATCAGCTCAATGCCCCGTAA